Part of the Candidatus Hydrogenedentota bacterium genome, CGCTTGCGCGGCCGGCATCCGTTGTGTGGAATGCTCGTCACGTCGCGGATAAGCGACACGTCAAGGCCCACCGCCTGAATCGCGCGGATGGCGGATTCGCGTCCGGCGCCGGGGCCGTTGACGTGAATACGCACCTCGCGCAAGCCTGCTTCCTTCGCTTTCTGCGCGGCGGCTTCGGCGGCGACCTGCGCAGCGAACGCCGTGCTCTTGCGCGAACCGACGAAC contains:
- the rpsK gene encoding 30S ribosomal protein S11, whose protein sequence is MAKEKRKAKGGKKRRTTLNVTTGVAHIQATFNNTIVSITDSQGNVISWSSAGQVGFVGSRKSTAFAAQVAAEAAAQKAKEAGLREVRIHVNGPGAGRESAIRAIQAVGLDVSLIRDVTSIPHNGCRPRKRRRV